The genomic segment CCTTCGCTGATGCGGGTGCCTGCGGGCAAAAGGGCCAGCTCGGCGGCCATGTGTTGGCGGTGCAAATAGGGTGTGCCCACTTCCACCAAGTCCATGCCCAGTTCCCGGTGCACAAAACGCGCCAGCGGAATTTCGAGTTGCGAGTCGGGGAAGAAGAAGATGCGTTGGCCTTGCAGCATCTGGCGCTGCACAGCCAGGGCTTTTTCGGCGCGTTGGCGTGGCGCGGTGGTGGCTTGTTCAAACACCTCGGGGGCCACGCCAAACTCGGTGGCGGCCGCTTGCAGCCAAGAGGTCGTGCCTTCCACACCGAGTGGAAAGGGCGCCGGCAAATGCGCTGCACCGCGCGACTGCAGGGCGCGGGCGGTGTCGGCCAAAAAGGGCTGGGCCAGCAAATAGCGGGTGTTCGGGCCAACCGCCGGCATGGCCTGGCTGTTGCGCGGCGGGAAAAAGCTGACCTGCAAACCCATGCGATCAAAGAGGCTGCGCATCTGGTCTTCGACCACATCGGCCAGGGTGCCGACCACCATCAAGGCAGGGGCGGTGTCGGGTGCACTGGCGGGCAGGCCGGGGACCATGGCCGCCAGGCAAGCGTCTTCGCCCTGGGTGAAGGTGGTTTCGATGCCGCTGCCCGAGTAGTTGAGCACGCGCACGGCGGGGTGGTGGATCTGGTTTTGGCGCTCGGCGGCGCGCGACAAATCGAGCTTGATGACCTCAGACGGGCAAGAGCCCACCAAAAACAACAAGCGGATATCGGGGCGGCGGGCCAGCAACTGGCCAACCACGCGGTCGAGTTCTTCGTGCACATCGGCCAAACCGGCCAGATCGCGTTCGTCGATGATGGCGGTGCCAAAGCGGGGCTCGGCAAAGATCATCACGCCAGCCGCCGACTGGATCAGGTGGGCGCAGGTGCGTGAGCCCACCACCAGAAAGAAGGCGTCTTGGATCTTGCGGTGCAGCCAGATGATGCCGGTGAGGCCGCAAAACACCTCGCGCTGGCCGCGTTCGACCAAAGGCACGACGTCGGTGCAACCTGTGCTTGCAGCGGAGGTTTCGGCGCGGATCGGGATGACAGTGCTCATGTGCTGGCCTGTGCGCCCGTGTCGGGCATGGATGTGGAAGAGGGTTGCTTTTGCAGCCGCGCCATGCGCAGCTTGCGGATGTATTGCGCCGCGTTGATGGCGTAGCTGCCATAAGCGGCCAAGGCCAGCCAGAGCAAGTCATTGGCGCTCCAAGCGCCTTGCCACCACGCCCAAACATAGGCGGTGTGCAGCACCATGACCCCCATGCTGACCACGTCTTCCCAATAGAAGGCCGGCGCAAACAGGTACTGGCCGAACACCACTTTTTCCCAGATCGCGCCCGTGACCATGATGGCGTAGAGCACCACGGTCTTGAGCACCACCGAGGTCAGGGCCCAGTCGGTGTGCTCGCCGGTGTGCAAGCTGTTGACCACCAAATAGAGGCTGATGCCGAAAATCAGGAACTGCACCGGGGCGAGCACGCCTTGCACCAGCGTCCAGGCGGTCGCATCACGCCGGGCGCGTTGCGCTGGCGTGTACAAAACCTGAGGGCTTGAAGCGGGCATGGAGGACCTTGTTGGAGGGAGGGCTTGGCTTTGAATGTAAGTCTGGACATACAGTGTGTCAACACAAATTGACATATATTTGTGATGTCAGGGTTTACACTAGATACAATAGCCAGAAATCAAATCACACTTGGAACCGTGTTGTGTGAGAGCTTTTACGGGGTCTCACACCACGCACTTCTTGCGACGAGCACTCCGCCGCCCCGGAGCCTGCCGCTGGTGTATCCCTCCTGATGATCGGTGCTTGTCATGGCTCAATTCAATCCAGAAACTGCACACTCCCCGCCCTTGGCTGAGGGTTTTCGTCAGGCCTTGCCCGAAGCTTTGCGCCAAGGCGCGCCGGTCGGCCCGCGCTTGGTGGGCGGCACCAGCTTCACCGGCAAATCGGCACTCGATTTGGCACAAATCCAGATCCTGGCGCAGGCTTGCCTGCAGGGCTTGGACGCGGCGCGGCAAGTGGTCTTTGGCTGGCAGCGACAAGGCAAGTCCTTGGAGGACATCTATTTACAAGGCATCACGCCTTGTGCCCGTTTGCTGGGCGATTGGTGGTGCGCCGACCGGCTCGACTTCGCCATGACCACCATCGCGTCGGCCCATTTGCAGCAGCTGCTGCACGATTTCAGCAGCGAGTTTTTGCAGGAAGCCCCCCAGCAACGCCAGCCCTGGAGCCTGCTGTTGCTGACCGAGCCGGGTGCTCAGCACAGCATGGGTTTGTTCATGCTCAGCGAATTCTTCAAGCGTGCAGGTTGGCTGGTGACCGTGGGTGTGCCGCAGGATGTGCACGAATTCAAACGCCTGTTTCAGTCAGACTGGTTCGATGCGGTGGGCATCTCGGTGAGTACAGACCGCCACCTGGACACCTTGGCCACCTTGCTGCCAACGCTGCGCGAGGGCTCGGACAACCTGGGTCTGCAGGTGTTTGTGGGTGGGCCCATGGCCATTGTGGCGCCAGAGCGCCTTCAGGGCCTGGCCGCCGAAGTGCTGACCGAGGACGCTCCTGCTGCGGTGTTGCGTGTGACCCAAGCCATGCCGGTTGCGGCAGTGAACCTGAGATGAAATGGGCCCCTTGTGTGCGCCACATCACCTTGAAACTGCAAGGGCTAGCGGTTTTCCTGCCGATACCCGCCTATACTTGGATGACAAACCTAAGTGTCAACTTCTTGATGCTTGAACGCCGTTGATTGACACAATGAAGCTACCCTCTCTGGACCCCTCCACTTTTTCCCAGTTGCTGGGTGTGGTGTCGGACGTCACCCTGGTCATGGACCTCCAAGGGGTGATCGAGGACGTGTCGACAGGGCGCGACACCCTGGCTGCCTTGGGCTGCCAAGCCTGGATCGGTCGCCGTTGGATCGACACCGTGACCACGGAGAGCCGGGTCAAAATCCAGGAAATGCTGCAGTCCAAAGGCACACCCGACCTGTTGCGGTGGCGTCATGTGAACCACATGTCCCCCTTGGGCAACGAGGTGGCTTTGCAGTACGTGCTTTTGCCGCTGGGCGGGAACAAATTGCTGGCCTTGGGCCGTGACCTGGAGAGCCTGGCCGAATTGCAAAGGCGCTTGGTCGAAACCCAGCAGTCCATGGAGCGCGATTATTTGCGCTTGCGCCACATCGAGGCGCGCTACCGGGTGCTGTTTGACACCTCATCCGAGGCCGTGCTGATGGTGGATGCCAGCACCCAGCGCGTGCTGGAGGCCAACGTGGGCGCGCAGTCACTGCTCAAAGATGCCGGCAAACGCCTGGTGGGTCGCGATGTGCGCGAATGTTTTGAAGGCGAGAGCCAAGGCGAGGTGCAGTCCTTGCTGCGGACCGCGCTGGCCACCGGCCGCATCGAGATGTGCGCGGCCCGTGTGGCGGGCTTGTCCTCGGCCTGGACGGTGTCGGCCACGGTGTTTCGTCAGGAGGGCGGGGCGCAGTTTTTGGTGCGCCTGGTCACCCGCGAGGCGGCCTCGGCCACCCTGCACGAAGCCGGGTCTTCGGCCGCTTTGAGCGAAGCCATGGAGCGCTTCCCCGATGGCTGGCTTCTGACGGACACTGCGGGCTTGGTCAAGAGCGTCAACGAAGAGGGCATGGCCTTGCTGGGCCTGACGGCCTCGTCGCAGGTGGTGGGCCAAAGCCTGGAGCGCTGGCTCTTGCGCGGCGCGGTGGACTGGGGCGTGCTCAACACCAGCTTGCGACAGCAGTTGCCGGTGCGCAATTTCGCCACCGAGGTGCGGACCTTGTCGGGCATGACCTTGCCGGTGGAGGTCTCTGCCGTGTACTTGAGTCGCCCTGAGCCGATGTACGCCTTTTTTGTGCGCGACATGGACCGCCGCCTGCAAGGCGGTGCGTCGGCGTCGCAAAGCCAGAGCAACCCCTTCGCTGACTTGTCGCAGCTGGTGGGGCGCCGCCCGATCAAGGACATCGTGGGGGAGACGGTGGACACCATCGAGCGCATGTGCATCGAATCAGCCCTGGAGCTGACCCACAACAACCGCGCATCGGCCGCGGAAATGCTGGGTTTGTCGCGCCAGAGTCTCTATGTCAAGCTGCGTCGCTTTGGCATGGTGGCCGAGGTGGAAACCGACGCACCTTGAAGATTGTCAGTCTAAATTGACATTAAGTGTCAATCCCGGTTGACATTTTTAAAACTCTCTTCACAATGGGGGCATGGACACCCCGCCCCTGGCCCACGCGCCACACCCCCAGGCCCTCGCGACGCCGCTGAGTCGGCCCGCCTTGCGCACGGTGGCCGAATTCCTCAAACCCATCACCTGGTTCCCACCCATGTGGGCCTTTGCTTGCGGTGTGGTGGCCTCGGGCCAAGATTTGGGGGCGAACTGGGCTTTGTTGCTCTTGGGGCTGGTGCTGACCGGCCCCTTGGTGTGCGCCAGCAGCCAGGCGGTGAACGACTGGTTTGACCGGCATGTGGACGCCATCAACGAACCGAACCGTCCCATTCCCTCGGGCCGCATGCCCGGTCGCTGGGGGCTGGGCATAGCGATTGCCTGGACCGCCTTGTCGCTGATCTGGGCCACGCTCATGGGGCCTTGGGGTTTTGCGGCCTGCGCCTTGGCGATTGCGCTGTCGTGGGCCTACAGCGCACCGCCCGTGCGCCTGAAAAACAACGGCTGGTGGGGCAACGCGGCTTGCGCCCTGAGTTACGAAGGCCTGGCTTGGCTGACCGGCACGGCCGTCATGCTGGGCGGCGCCTGGCCGGGGCCCCATTCGGTGGCGCTGGCGCTGCTTTACAGCGTCGGGGCGCACGGCATCATGACGCTCAACGATTTCAAGGCCATCGAGGGCGACCGCCGCATGGGCGTGGCCTCGCTGCCGGTGCAACTGGGTGCGCACGGTGCGGCGCGCATGGCCTGCGTGTTCATGCTGGTGCCTCAAGTGGTGGTGGCGGCTTTGTTGCTGAACTGGCAGCTGCCATGGCACGCGTCAGCCGTTGTGGCTTTGGCGGTTGCGCAGGGGCCCTTGATGGCCAAGTTTTTGCGTCAGCCTGTGGAGCGTGCCTTGCATGTGTCGGCCTTTGGTGTGCCGCTGTTTGTCAGCGGCATGATGGTCAGCGCTTGGGGCCTGCGCCAGTGGAGTGGCTTGCACAGCAGTGTGGGGGGCCTATGAACGCTCAGAGCAATGCATCGGTGTTTGGCTGGTTCCAGATCATCCGATTGGGGCTGATCCAGGCCTGCTTGGGCGCGGTGGTGGTGGTGACCACGTCCACGCTCAACCGCATCATGGTGGTCGAGTTGGCGTTGCCCGCCTTGCTCCCCGGATTTCTGGTGGCCTGGCATTACGCGGTGCAGATGGTACGCCCGCGCATGGGCTTTGGCTCTGACAAGGGGCGCCGCAGCACGCCCTGGATGATGGGCGGCATGCTGGTGCTGGGCGTGGGCGGTGTGATGGCCGCCTGGGCCACGGTGTGGATGGCCACGCAGCCTTTTTATGGCGCTTTGCTGGCTTGGCTGTCCTTTAGCCTGATTGGTTTGGGCGTGAGCGCCTGCGGCACCTCGCTGCTGGCCCTGATGGCCAAGCGCGTCCCCGACGAGCGACGCGCACCTGCAGCCACCACCGTGTGGCTGATGATGATCGTCGGCTTTGCGGTCACTGCAGGTGTGGTGGGCAAGCTGATCGACCCCTACAGCCCACAGGTGCTGCTGCAGGTCTCGGCAGGGCTGAGCCTGCTCACGGCGCTGATCACGGCGCTGTGTTTGTGGGGCCTGGAAAAGGGCGGTGACCCCTCACAGGCCGCCGTAGCGAGTGCGGGCACCGAGCGCCTGCAAAAGCAAAATTTCAAAGAGGCTTTTCAAGAAGTCTGGGCCGAGCCAGCGGCGCGCACTTTCACCGTGTTTGTGTTCATGTCCATGCTGGCCTACAGCGCACAGGATTTGATTTTGGAGCCCTTTGCGGGCGCGGTGCACGGTTTCACGCCGGGGCAGACCACGCAGCTGTCGGGCTGGCACCACATGGGTGTGTTGATCGGCATGCTGGCGGTGGCCGGGGCGGGTTCGCGTTGGGTGGCTGGGCGACTCGGATCGGTGCAAGCCTGGATGGTGGGGGGCTGCCTGGTCTCGGCGTTGGCCACAGTCGGCTTGGTCAGCTCGGCCCTGTCGCAGGGGTGGCCGCTCAAGGCCAACGTGGTGTTTCTGGGGGTGGCCAACGGCGCCTTCTCGATCGCGGCGATCGCCACCATGATGCGCCTGGCCGGCGAAGGTGGCGCGGGCCGCGAAGGCACACGCATGGGTTTGTGGGGCGCGGCGCAAGCGGCGGCCTTTGGCTTGGGTGGATTGCTGGGCACTGCCGCCAGCGACCTGGCCCACGCCTTGTTGGGTGAACAGCGCACGGCCTATGCGGCCGTGTTTGGCATGCAAGCGCTCATGTTTGCGGTCTCGGCAGCGGTGGCTTCGCGCCTGCGCACCGGGCCAGCAATGCAGCGAGCGCCTTTGCGTTTTGACGGTCCCGTATTGCTCAAAGGTGGGTCAAGCTCATGAACCAAACCGATTACGATTTTGTGGTGGTGGGCGGAGGGCCTTCGGGCGCCACCGCTGCACACGACTTGGTGCGCCAAGGCTGGCGCGTCTTGCTGCTCGACCGACAGGGCCGCACCAAACCCTGCGGCGGCGCGATTCCGCCGCGCCTGATCCAGGACTTCGACATCCCCGACCACCTGCTGGTGGCCAAGGTGCGTTGCGCCCGCATGATTTCGCCGACCGACAACAAGGTCGACATCCCGATTGACAACGGCTTTGTCGGCATGGTGGACCGCGACGAGTTCGACGAGTATTTGCGTGACCGCGCCGCCCAGTCAGGCGCGGTGCGCTGCCAGGCGATTTTTGACAAGCTGCAGCACGACGACAGCGGCCAGTTGTGGGTGCATTACACCCCGGTCACGCCCAAAGAACATGCGGCGCTGGAACACGCGCAGCCGGTCAAGGTGTCGACCCGCATGGTGGTGGGGGCCGACGGCGCACGCTCGGAAGTGGCGCGCCAGGCCATTCCCAACGCGCACAAGACCAAGTATGTGTTCGCGTACCACGAGATCATTGAGTCGCCTGTGGGCCAGCCCGGCTATGACGCGGCGCGTTGCGACGTGTACTACCAAGGCGAGGTCTCGCCCGACTTTTATGGTTGGGTCTTCCCGCACGGCAAGACCATGAGCGTGGGCATGGGCAGCGCCGACAAAGGTTACTCGCTGCGCAGCGCCACGGCGCGTTTGCGAGAAATTGCGGGTCTGACCCACGCACCCACCTTGCGCCGCGAAGGCGCGCCCATCCCGCTCAAGCCCTTGCCCCAGTGGGACAACGGCCGCGATGTGGTGGTGATCGGGGACGCCGCTGGCGTGGTCGCCCCCTCTTCGGGCGAGGGCATTTACTACGCCATGGACTGCGCCCGCCGTGTGGCCAAGGCCGCCCACGAGGCGCTCAAAACCGGCAACAGTGCCTGCCTGAAACAAGGCCGCAAAAGTTTCATGAAGCAGCACGGCCGGGTGTTCTGGATCCTGGGCGTGATGCAGTACTTCTGGTACCAAAACGACAAACGCCGCGAAAAGTTCGTCAAGATCTGCGAAGACCGCGATGTGCAGCGCCTGACGTTCGAGTCCTACATGAACAAGGAGCTGGCGCGCAAGGACCCGATGGCCCATGTGCGCATTTTCCTCAAGGACATGGCCCACCTGCTCGGGCTGGCGCGGACCTGATGCGCTGGCTTGGCCCAATGTGACCTTGTCCATTCGCAACCGATTTTTGACCAGGAGTGTGTTCATGCAGCCTTCATTGATGGCCACGATTTTCTTGCTCATGACGGGCTTGTGCGGGGCGGCCTATTGGTGGCTGGATCGAAAAATGCTGAGTCTGTCGGACATGTTGCGCGACACCTACAAATTGGGTTTGATGATCGTCTATGGTTTGCAAATGGTGTTGCTGCTGATGTTTGCCATCTAACCGTGGCATGGTCCACCCAGGTGG from the Limnohabitans sp. 2KL-27 genome contains:
- the ppsR gene encoding transcriptional regulator PpsR, whose protein sequence is MKLPSLDPSTFSQLLGVVSDVTLVMDLQGVIEDVSTGRDTLAALGCQAWIGRRWIDTVTTESRVKIQEMLQSKGTPDLLRWRHVNHMSPLGNEVALQYVLLPLGGNKLLALGRDLESLAELQRRLVETQQSMERDYLRLRHIEARYRVLFDTSSEAVLMVDASTQRVLEANVGAQSLLKDAGKRLVGRDVRECFEGESQGEVQSLLRTALATGRIEMCAARVAGLSSAWTVSATVFRQEGGAQFLVRLVTREAASATLHEAGSSAALSEAMERFPDGWLLTDTAGLVKSVNEEGMALLGLTASSQVVGQSLERWLLRGAVDWGVLNTSLRQQLPVRNFATEVRTLSGMTLPVEVSAVYLSRPEPMYAFFVRDMDRRLQGGASASQSQSNPFADLSQLVGRRPIKDIVGETVDTIERMCIESALELTHNNRASAAEMLGLSRQSLYVKLRRFGMVAEVETDAP
- the bchF gene encoding 2-vinyl bacteriochlorophyllide hydratase, with product MPASSPQVLYTPAQRARRDATAWTLVQGVLAPVQFLIFGISLYLVVNSLHTGEHTDWALTSVVLKTVVLYAIMVTGAIWEKVVFGQYLFAPAFYWEDVVSMGVMVLHTAYVWAWWQGAWSANDLLWLALAAYGSYAINAAQYIRKLRMARLQKQPSSTSMPDTGAQAST
- a CDS encoding geranylgeranyl diphosphate reductase — translated: MNQTDYDFVVVGGGPSGATAAHDLVRQGWRVLLLDRQGRTKPCGGAIPPRLIQDFDIPDHLLVAKVRCARMISPTDNKVDIPIDNGFVGMVDRDEFDEYLRDRAAQSGAVRCQAIFDKLQHDDSGQLWVHYTPVTPKEHAALEHAQPVKVSTRMVVGADGARSEVARQAIPNAHKTKYVFAYHEIIESPVGQPGYDAARCDVYYQGEVSPDFYGWVFPHGKTMSVGMGSADKGYSLRSATARLREIAGLTHAPTLRREGAPIPLKPLPQWDNGRDVVVIGDAAGVVAPSSGEGIYYAMDCARRVAKAAHEALKTGNSACLKQGRKSFMKQHGRVFWILGVMQYFWYQNDKRREKFVKICEDRDVQRLTFESYMNKELARKDPMAHVRIFLKDMAHLLGLART
- a CDS encoding ferredoxin:protochlorophyllide reductase (ATP-dependent) subunit N; amino-acid sequence: MSTVIPIRAETSAASTGCTDVVPLVERGQREVFCGLTGIIWLHRKIQDAFFLVVGSRTCAHLIQSAAGVMIFAEPRFGTAIIDERDLAGLADVHEELDRVVGQLLARRPDIRLLFLVGSCPSEVIKLDLSRAAERQNQIHHPAVRVLNYSGSGIETTFTQGEDACLAAMVPGLPASAPDTAPALMVVGTLADVVEDQMRSLFDRMGLQVSFFPPRNSQAMPAVGPNTRYLLAQPFLADTARALQSRGAAHLPAPFPLGVEGTTSWLQAAATEFGVAPEVFEQATTAPRQRAEKALAVQRQMLQGQRIFFFPDSQLEIPLARFVHRELGMDLVEVGTPYLHRQHMAAELALLPAGTRISEGQDVDLQLDRCIADAPNLVVCGLGLANPLEAQGITTKWAIELVFTPIQGYEQAADLAGLFSRPLKRRLKLAA
- a CDS encoding BCD family MFS transporter — its product is MNAQSNASVFGWFQIIRLGLIQACLGAVVVVTTSTLNRIMVVELALPALLPGFLVAWHYAVQMVRPRMGFGSDKGRRSTPWMMGGMLVLGVGGVMAAWATVWMATQPFYGALLAWLSFSLIGLGVSACGTSLLALMAKRVPDERRAPAATTVWLMMIVGFAVTAGVVGKLIDPYSPQVLLQVSAGLSLLTALITALCLWGLEKGGDPSQAAVASAGTERLQKQNFKEAFQEVWAEPAARTFTVFVFMSMLAYSAQDLILEPFAGAVHGFTPGQTTQLSGWHHMGVLIGMLAVAGAGSRWVAGRLGSVQAWMVGGCLVSALATVGLVSSALSQGWPLKANVVFLGVANGAFSIAAIATMMRLAGEGGAGREGTRMGLWGAAQAAAFGLGGLLGTAASDLAHALLGEQRTAYAAVFGMQALMFAVSAAVASRLRTGPAMQRAPLRFDGPVLLKGGSSS
- a CDS encoding B12-binding domain-containing protein, with amino-acid sequence MAEGFRQALPEALRQGAPVGPRLVGGTSFTGKSALDLAQIQILAQACLQGLDAARQVVFGWQRQGKSLEDIYLQGITPCARLLGDWWCADRLDFAMTTIASAHLQQLLHDFSSEFLQEAPQQRQPWSLLLLTEPGAQHSMGLFMLSEFFKRAGWLVTVGVPQDVHEFKRLFQSDWFDAVGISVSTDRHLDTLATLLPTLREGSDNLGLQVFVGGPMAIVAPERLQGLAAEVLTEDAPAAVLRVTQAMPVAAVNLR
- the chlG gene encoding chlorophyll synthase ChlG; this translates as MDTPPLAHAPHPQALATPLSRPALRTVAEFLKPITWFPPMWAFACGVVASGQDLGANWALLLLGLVLTGPLVCASSQAVNDWFDRHVDAINEPNRPIPSGRMPGRWGLGIAIAWTALSLIWATLMGPWGFAACALAIALSWAYSAPPVRLKNNGWWGNAACALSYEGLAWLTGTAVMLGGAWPGPHSVALALLYSVGAHGIMTLNDFKAIEGDRRMGVASLPVQLGAHGAARMACVFMLVPQVVVAALLLNWQLPWHASAVVALAVAQGPLMAKFLRQPVERALHVSAFGVPLFVSGMMVSAWGLRQWSGLHSSVGGL